A region from the Pseudomonas promysalinigenes genome encodes:
- a CDS encoding multidrug effflux MFS transporter: MSGSVICPVPVRIAVALGLIGALGPSAVDMYLSSLPEISREFETSFASVQLTLTVFLLAMGAGQLLFGPIVDAYGRRKPLLAGLAIFTACALGAAWASSLEILIGFRFVQGLGSAMTLVVIMSMVRDISTGVAATKLFAMLMTIEGVAPILAPAAGGFVDAHFGWRAVMLVLAALGIAVLINSWFALPETLAPNKRAPLSIGAAFKTYMAIAKDRKFLMPALAVSSVFFFLFAYIGGATLVYQESYGLSTQQFGLLFGATGVTIIFGAMVAGRMVSSLGLGKLSMLGVTCMAIGATISLGSAALGVGLTGVVAGMAIALFGLGVAESTLMSLVMSSQEKALGSTAALLGAFQLSISSTATPVAGLVLEYGPVAWVGLLAASAFVVCLLTKISVPSSASETYNLAEH; this comes from the coding sequence ATGAGTGGATCTGTAATCTGCCCGGTGCCCGTTCGCATCGCAGTAGCGCTAGGTTTGATCGGAGCCTTGGGGCCATCAGCAGTCGACATGTACTTGTCGAGCCTTCCTGAAATCTCACGCGAATTTGAGACGAGTTTTGCGAGCGTGCAGTTAACGCTTACCGTCTTCTTGTTAGCCATGGGGGCGGGTCAGCTCCTTTTTGGGCCTATCGTTGATGCATATGGTCGACGCAAGCCTCTTCTTGCTGGCCTTGCCATTTTCACCGCGTGCGCCCTTGGCGCTGCTTGGGCCTCGTCGTTGGAAATTCTGATCGGGTTCAGATTTGTCCAGGGGTTGGGGAGCGCAATGACACTCGTGGTCATCATGAGCATGGTCCGTGACATCAGCACTGGGGTGGCTGCCACCAAACTGTTTGCCATGTTGATGACCATCGAGGGAGTGGCACCAATCCTTGCCCCCGCTGCGGGTGGTTTCGTGGATGCGCATTTTGGATGGCGGGCAGTGATGCTGGTGCTGGCGGCTCTCGGAATCGCTGTGTTGATCAACAGCTGGTTCGCGCTTCCTGAGACGCTGGCTCCTAACAAGCGAGCACCATTGAGCATTGGCGCGGCGTTTAAAACGTACATGGCGATTGCTAAAGATCGGAAATTTTTGATGCCAGCCCTGGCGGTGTCGTCCGTATTCTTTTTTCTGTTCGCCTACATTGGCGGTGCAACGTTGGTGTACCAGGAAAGCTACGGTTTGAGTACTCAGCAATTCGGACTGCTGTTTGGCGCTACTGGTGTAACGATCATCTTCGGTGCGATGGTCGCCGGTAGAATGGTGAGCAGCCTAGGTCTGGGTAAATTGTCCATGCTGGGGGTTACATGCATGGCGATAGGTGCGACGATTTCCCTAGGATCAGCCGCTTTAGGTGTGGGGCTGACGGGAGTGGTGGCAGGGATGGCTATCGCACTTTTTGGTCTGGGTGTTGCTGAGTCAACACTGATGTCGCTGGTAATGTCATCGCAGGAGAAAGCGTTGGGTTCAACAGCGGCACTCTTGGGCGCATTCCAGCTTTCAATTTCCTCTACCGCCACACCGGTTGCCGGCCTGGTACTGGAATACGGGCCAGTGGCTTGGGTGGGCCTACTTGCTGCCAGCGCTTTCGTCGTATGCCTCCTTACCAAGATAAGCGTACCTAGTTCG